The Desmonostoc muscorum LEGE 12446 genome includes a region encoding these proteins:
- a CDS encoding condensation domain-containing protein, which yields MKPENVEDIYELTPVQKGMLFHCLYARESALYFFHHTLTLHGHPNIEAFEQAWQQVVDRHTILRTGFYWEDIDNPLQVVYKQVKISLNQYDWRGIEQAEQQERLKEFLESDRQLCFDFSQPCLMRLSLIRIADNYYEFIWSNHHIIIDGWTTPIILEECLQIYAALCESKEANLPPARPFRNYIDWLQQQNIAKTESFWRQALQGVKAPTPLTYIENNQLPDQKERYDEEKIQLSEATTKALLSFAAKNRLTLATLVHGIWSILLGRYTRRDNITYGCTVTGRPVDLAEVDSMVGMFINTLPINVKLNTDQQVLSWLQHFQTQLVEARHHEYTPLTQIQGWSEVPRNLPLFETIVVVENLPVSQFVRNWKGNIEFEPTGTYYRNNYPLNLVIYPESEIIVAISYNASRFDIATITGIIRDFQVLLQEIINHPDVPIKELSLSTPQQQQISTALEKQASFNWELVPTV from the coding sequence ATGAAACCAGAAAATGTAGAGGATATATATGAGCTTACACCCGTCCAAAAGGGAATGCTTTTCCACTGTTTGTATGCAAGAGAGTCAGCATTATATTTCTTTCACCATACCTTAACTTTACATGGTCATCCAAATATAGAAGCTTTTGAACAAGCATGGCAGCAAGTTGTAGATAGACATACAATTTTGCGTACAGGTTTTTATTGGGAAGACATTGATAATCCATTACAAGTTGTCTATAAACAAGTAAAAATTAGTCTAAATCAATATGATTGGCGTGGTATTGAGCAAGCAGAACAACAAGAGCGATTGAAAGAATTTTTAGAGAGCGATCGCCAATTATGTTTTGATTTTTCCCAACCATGTTTAATGCGTCTATCCTTAATTCGTATTGCTGATAATTACTATGAATTTATTTGGAGCAATCATCATATAATTATAGACGGGTGGACAACTCCAATAATATTAGAAGAATGCTTACAGATTTACGCAGCACTTTGCGAATCCAAAGAAGCTAATTTACCGCCAGCCCGGCCTTTTAGGAATTATATCGACTGGTTACAGCAACAAAATATAGCTAAGACCGAAAGTTTTTGGCGGCAAGCACTACAAGGAGTAAAAGCACCAACTCCCCTAACTTATATAGAAAATAACCAATTACCTGACCAAAAAGAAAGGTATGATGAAGAAAAAATTCAATTATCAGAAGCAACTACAAAAGCACTTCTATCTTTTGCTGCAAAAAATCGTCTAACTCTTGCCACATTAGTTCATGGAATTTGGTCTATTCTCCTGGGTCGTTATACTCGTCGTGACAACATTACCTATGGATGTACTGTTACAGGAAGACCAGTAGACTTAGCCGAAGTAGATTCAATGGTCGGTATGTTTATCAATACATTACCAATTAATGTCAAGTTAAATACTGACCAACAAGTATTGTCATGGCTACAACATTTTCAGACCCAATTAGTAGAAGCACGTCATCATGAATATACTCCACTAACACAAATTCAAGGCTGGAGTGAAGTACCCCGAAATTTACCATTGTTTGAAACAATTGTTGTAGTTGAGAACCTTCCAGTCAGTCAATTTGTTAGAAACTGGAAAGGAAATATAGAATTTGAACCGACTGGAACTTATTATAGGAACAACTATCCGTTGAATTTAGTTATCTATCCAGAATCGGAAATTATAGTAGCAATTTCATACAATGCTTCTAGATTTGATATTGCTACAATTACTGGGATAATTAGAGATTTTCAAGTACTCCTACAAGAAATAATCAATCATCCTGATGTTCCAATTAAGGAATTATCACTTTCCACGCCACAACAACAGCAAATATCAACTGCTTTAGAAAAACAAGCTTCATTTAATTGGGAACTAGTTCCGACAGTTTAA
- the ectB gene encoding diaminobutyrate--2-oxoglutarate transaminase: protein MNIFEKRESNVRSYCHNFPDIFHRAKGSIIYSESGKEYLDFFAGAGALNYGHNHDYIKQKVISYLDADGIAHGLDMYTSAKEKFLAKFDEVVLSSKKLDYRIQFCGPTGTNAVEAALKLARKVKQRPGIFSFMGAYHGMTLGSLSISGNTGIRAGAIGTSSNVTFIPYPYGFMESFDTIEYIQSVLNDINSGIEKPAAIIFETVQAEGGVIVAPTEWMQRLRKLCDENDILLICDDIQVGCGRTGSFFSFERADIVPDMVVLSKSISGYGFPMSLLLIKPELDIWKPGEHNGTFRGNQLAFIGATAALEYRESYDFEQDVKVKELFLKNFLTQEIASISEKIAIRGIGMIWGIDVKNLGDRNLSQRITSRCFELGLIIEKAGRNDSVIKILPPLVIDMSSLQKGCSIIKTAFDECISK, encoded by the coding sequence ATGAACATATTTGAAAAGCGTGAATCTAACGTCAGAAGCTATTGCCATAATTTTCCGGATATCTTTCATAGAGCTAAAGGTTCTATAATTTATTCAGAATCAGGGAAAGAATATCTTGATTTTTTTGCAGGAGCAGGGGCTTTAAATTATGGACATAATCATGACTATATAAAACAAAAAGTTATTTCATATTTAGATGCCGATGGAATTGCACACGGATTGGATATGTATACTTCGGCAAAAGAAAAGTTTTTAGCCAAGTTTGATGAGGTAGTACTCAGTTCCAAAAAACTAGATTATCGCATTCAATTTTGCGGCCCAACAGGAACAAATGCTGTGGAAGCTGCTTTAAAATTAGCCAGAAAAGTTAAGCAAAGACCGGGTATATTCTCATTCATGGGAGCATATCATGGAATGACTTTGGGCAGCCTATCAATTAGTGGTAATACCGGAATTCGAGCAGGTGCAATTGGGACATCAAGTAATGTAACATTTATACCTTATCCTTATGGATTCATGGAAAGTTTTGACACAATAGAATATATACAATCGGTTTTAAATGACATTAATTCTGGAATTGAAAAACCAGCAGCAATAATCTTTGAAACGGTGCAAGCGGAAGGTGGAGTTATTGTGGCTCCCACTGAATGGATGCAAAGATTAAGAAAGTTGTGTGATGAAAATGATATCTTATTAATCTGCGATGATATTCAAGTAGGCTGCGGTCGAACTGGGTCTTTCTTTTCTTTTGAAAGAGCAGACATCGTTCCCGATATGGTAGTACTCTCTAAATCAATTAGCGGGTATGGGTTTCCCATGTCACTATTATTAATTAAACCAGAGTTGGATATTTGGAAACCAGGTGAACATAATGGTACTTTTAGAGGTAATCAATTAGCATTTATCGGAGCAACAGCGGCTCTGGAGTATCGAGAAAGTTATGATTTTGAACAGGATGTGAAAGTTAAAGAGCTTTTTTTGAAAAATTTTCTCACTCAAGAAATAGCATCAATTAGTGAAAAAATCGCAATTCGGGGAATTGGAATGATTTGGGGAATTGATGTGAAAAATTTAGGCGATCGCAATTTATCTCAACGTATCACATCCCGCTGTTTTGAACTAGGATTAATCATTGAAAAAGCAGGCAGAAATGATAGCGTAATTAAAATTTTGCCCCCTTTAGTAATTGATATGTCCAGTTTACAAAAGGGTTGTTCAATTATTAAAACAGCCTTCGATGAATGTATATCAAAATAG
- a CDS encoding condensation domain-containing protein, whose translation MLWKSLRYVIEYHDVFHLHFIQEKSGLRQIKAHNSDIIVYEHVDLSSISQNEQKHALESAITEVQSSFHLSETPLVKVAFIKLRSPQNSYLLINIHHLLVDAVSWQMLLEDLQTAYQQLSQDKAIHLSDKTTSFKQWAECIQKYAQTSEMMQEEDYWLAKAQIPFYSLPVDFSGDENTVANADIVSISLDKKATQALLNNVNKAYNTQINDVLLTALVQAFAKWTGEWQLWVDVEDNGRDIIFKDFNDVSFSRTVGLLTTRFPVILDITEAGDLGSVLIAIKEFLRSIPNKGIGYDILRYIISDPEINSKFKYFPQPQVSFNYLGNFSSVISQSSLFDLTSQSFKLSQDASANRFYLLEINGIIIQDKLQLNWIYSTAVHRRETIETLATSFIAAIRSIIDHCQSLSAEKYTPSDFPRANLSQQSLDKFLAKINRLGEKKAQ comes from the coding sequence ATTCTTTGGAAGTCCCTAAGATATGTAATTGAATATCACGATGTTTTTCATCTACATTTTATTCAAGAAAAATCTGGTTTACGGCAAATTAAAGCTCATAATAGTGATATAATAGTATACGAGCATGTGGATTTGTCTTCAATTTCACAAAATGAGCAAAAACATGCTTTAGAGTCTGCAATTACAGAAGTACAAAGTAGCTTTCACTTAAGTGAAACTCCGCTGGTAAAAGTTGCTTTTATTAAATTGCGATCGCCACAGAATAGCTACCTACTAATTAATATCCACCATCTTTTAGTAGACGCTGTTTCTTGGCAGATGTTGCTAGAAGATTTACAAACAGCTTATCAGCAACTCAGTCAAGATAAAGCAATACATTTATCTGATAAAACCACTTCATTCAAGCAGTGGGCAGAGTGTATCCAAAAGTATGCTCAGACTTCAGAAATGATGCAGGAAGAAGACTACTGGTTAGCAAAAGCTCAAATACCTTTTTACAGCTTACCTGTTGACTTTTCTGGCGATGAAAATACAGTAGCTAATGCTGATATCGTATCAATTTCTCTAGATAAAAAAGCAACCCAAGCCTTATTAAACAATGTCAATAAGGCTTACAACACCCAAATAAACGATGTTCTACTAACAGCCTTAGTGCAAGCTTTTGCAAAGTGGACAGGAGAGTGGCAATTATGGGTAGATGTTGAAGATAATGGTCGGGATATCATCTTTAAAGATTTCAATGATGTATCCTTCTCTCGTACAGTTGGTTTATTGACAACACGCTTTCCAGTAATTTTAGATATTACAGAAGCTGGTGATTTAGGAAGTGTGTTGATAGCAATCAAAGAGTTTTTACGCAGTATTCCCAATAAAGGTATTGGATACGATATACTGCGCTATATAATCAGTGATCCAGAAATAAATTCCAAGTTCAAATATTTTCCCCAACCGCAGGTAAGTTTTAATTACTTAGGTAATTTTAGCTCTGTCATATCACAGTCATCTTTATTTGATTTAACTAGTCAGTCTTTTAAACTCAGTCAAGATGCAAGTGCAAATCGATTTTATTTACTAGAAATCAACGGAATTATTATCCAAGATAAACTGCAACTTAATTGGATTTATAGCACAGCAGTTCATCGTCGAGAAACAATTGAAACTTTAGCCACTAGCTTCATTGCAGCTATACGAAGCATCATTGACCACTGTCAGTCATTGTCAGCAGAAAAATATACACCCTCTGACTTTCCCAGAGCCAATTTGAGTCAACAAAGTCTAGATAAATTTCTGGCAAAAATTAACCGATTAGGTGAGAAAAAAGCACAATGA
- a CDS encoding cupin-like domain-containing protein, with protein sequence MIVSSAIERRYKLSSDEFKNNYVELGRPVIISGVVSNWNGFDKWSLKYLNNLSPDLNIYAKKFSNKQIEICRLTMRKYIELIENYEKDAKNHPLPPYCHDLPLFSLIPSLIEDVKPFPFEYLPKWYRYKWWRYCQFFLGSSNSITPLHFDCLLTNNIFFQIVGRKQFTILLPEDAKYCYRQGWRWFLVNPENPDFNKYPDYKNARPIKFIVNPGEILYMPPGTLHHVRSLDMSISFNIDWHTQKTSLTALAAIKKGMPVPNLYYNWLLTMGLVFKVPPQIIFKFYKSYLNYVS encoded by the coding sequence ATGATTGTTTCATCTGCAATAGAAAGAAGGTATAAACTCTCAAGTGATGAATTTAAGAATAATTATGTTGAACTAGGTAGACCAGTCATAATTTCCGGAGTAGTATCTAACTGGAACGGCTTTGATAAATGGTCTTTAAAATACCTCAATAATTTATCTCCTGACCTAAATATTTATGCTAAAAAATTTAGCAATAAACAAATCGAGATATGTCGTTTGACAATGAGAAAATATATAGAATTAATAGAAAATTATGAAAAAGATGCTAAAAATCATCCTCTACCGCCATATTGCCATGATCTACCTTTATTTAGCTTAATACCTTCACTAATAGAAGATGTTAAACCATTTCCATTTGAATATTTACCAAAATGGTATCGGTATAAGTGGTGGCGTTACTGCCAATTTTTCTTAGGTTCTTCTAATAGTATTACACCACTACATTTTGATTGCCTTCTGACTAACAATATTTTTTTCCAAATTGTTGGACGCAAACAATTTACTATCTTATTACCTGAAGATGCTAAATATTGTTATCGCCAAGGCTGGAGATGGTTTCTTGTTAATCCAGAAAATCCAGATTTCAATAAATATCCTGACTACAAAAACGCCAGACCGATTAAATTTATTGTCAATCCTGGAGAGATTTTATATATGCCTCCTGGAACGCTGCATCATGTTAGGAGTTTAGATATGTCGATTTCTTTTAATATCGATTGGCATACTCAAAAAACTTCACTAACGGCTCTAGCAGCTATAAAAAAAGGAATGCCAGTTCCAAACTTATACTATAACTGGTTATTAACGATGGGCTTAGTATTTAAAGTACCTCCTCAGATAATTTTTAAATTCTATAAATCTTATCTTAATTATGTTTCCTAA
- a CDS encoding ISAzo13 family transposase (programmed frameshift), with protein MVLTDSLKKLLIETASQLKGAEKRKFMAQTVQGLGLGGQRLAQSELGWNRDTIRKGTRELKSGITCVDNMSGKGRYKAEEHLPNLLEDIKNLVDFYSQTDPSFKSQRLYTRLSAAEVRKQLIEKYGYSDEKLHTSETIRVKLNNLGYKLRRVKKVQPQKKFPQTDAIFEQLDIVNKDASEDKSVLRLSMDGKARVKIGSFDRGGKSRDGAKADDHDYNPKTTVTPYGIFLPELDELFLYFTESKATSDFIVDILEDFWLEEKHRFSDIQTLLLNQDNGPQNSSRRTQFMKRIVEFVQKHQVNIRLAYYPPYHSKYNPIERTWAVLENHWNGSILDELETALNFASTMTWNGKHPVVKLVHETYENGVKLTKKAMAQIEKQIERLTDSTHEVFPNLGNWFIDICCSKTKVI; from the exons ATAGTATTAACTGATTCTCTTAAAAAGTTGTTGATTGAAACTGCATCTCAATTAAAAGGTGCTGAAAAGCGTAAATTTATGGCACAGACAGTTCAGGGCTTAGGTTTAGGAGGGCAAAGGCTTGCACAATCAGAACTAGGATGGAATAGAGACACAATTCGGAAAGGGACAAGAGAATTAAAAAGCGGTATTACTTGTGTTGATAACATGAGTGGCAAAGGACGTTATAAAGCAGAAGAACACCTACCAAATCTTTTAGAAGATATAAAAAATTTAGTTGACTTTTATAGTCAAACAGATCCGAGTTTTAAAAGTCAAAGACTATATACTAGACTCAGTGCAGCCGAAGTCAGAAAGCAATTAATCGAAAAGTATGGTTACAGCGATGAAAAGTTACATACATCAGAAACAATTCGAGTCAAATTAAATAATTTAGGTTACAAGCTCAGAAGGGTAAAGAAAGTTCAACCTCAAAAAAAAT TTCCACAAACTGATGCAATCTTTGAGCAATTAGACATTGTAAATAAAGATGCTTCAGAAGATAAGAGTGTTTTACGTCTAAGCATGGACGGAAAAGCCCGTGTTAAGATCGGCTCATTTGACCGAGGGGGTAAAAGCAGGGATGGAGCGAAGGCTGACGACCATGATTATAATCCGAAGACAACTGTAACTCCTTATGGTATCTTTCTTCCAGAGCTTGATGAGCTATTTTTATACTTTACGGAATCGAAAGCTACAAGCGATTTTATTGTTGATATTCTAGAAGATTTTTGGTTAGAAGAAAAGCATCGTTTTTCTGATATTCAAACCCTACTTCTCAATCAAGATAACGGGCCACAGAATAGCTCACGGCGTACTCAATTTATGAAACGTATAGTAGAGTTTGTGCAAAAACATCAAGTAAATATACGTTTAGCTTACTATCCGCCCTATCATAGTAAATATAATCCGATAGAAAGGACGTGGGCAGTACTAGAAAATCACTGGAATGGTAGCATTTTAGATGAACTAGAAACGGCTCTAAATTTTGCCAGCACTATGACATGGAACGGGAAACATCCAGTCGTTAAGTTAGTACACGAAACTTATGAGAATGGGGTCAAGCTTACAAAAAAAGCTATGGCTCAAATTGAAAAACAGATTGAGCGGCTAACCGATTCTACTCATGAAGTTTTCCCAAATTTAGGTAATTGGTTTATTGATATTTGTTGTAGTAAAACAAAAGTTATTTGA